The window CCTAAAGTTAATAATCAAGTAAATTTTcagtaatttcaaaatttatgatatttgaattaataatttttaaataataaatttaagacATGACCAATTAAGTTATACCTTTAAAGTTGcatgtgtatatatttttttaatgtggataTTCGAGCCAACTTGTGTACACCTTGACTAATTCTACAagtcttgaaattaataattatataagcttttaataatcttaatacttgaattaataattttttaaaaaataaatttaaattttgattggtTGAGAGTTATATTCTTACTTCTAGCCAATGTAGCGTCTAAGTCTCTTCATTTATTCGCATAAAGACAAATATAGAAtgaattcttcttcttgtttttttgtctcTACATAGGGTTTGGATACGAAGATGGGGTATAGATATAAAGACATATAAAGGGTAGTAAGCCTCCGAAAAGACATATAAATGGGTGCGGTGCATGTCACGGGGTAATTTTTCGCTCCGTGAATAAACCTATACGGTAGCCTAGTCCCTcgctagactcagccttccctcaCCAATTCCACTCatgtttgcctagtaactaaaTGTTTCCCTCACCCGAGAGGTTTCCCCATTTTTCCAAGTTAGAAGACAAGTGGAATACACAACACAAAGCACACCGAGAATACAAGAAGaactctcaacctttatttatctcgtCAATAAAGGATTACACAATGAGTGTGTTATGCACAGAATTCGCATGCTACACAATCAAGCTTACACACGTTATTTTTCTCTATGCATTCCCTATCTCGTATGCTCTCTATGCTCCTACATCTAAAAGTAGCAACAACTATTTATAGCCAAGTATGTGAGCTGCAAGGCTCACCCATGATCTTCTATTTTTCAGCACATAATGGGGCACTTTCTCCCCAAGATCTCCATGATCTCATCAGCTTGGAGAGTCCAGTTATGCTCCATGAGGCTGCCACTTCACCCACATCCTGCCCCCATGAGGCTACCACTTCACCCACGTCCTGCCCCATAATTCCATGATCTAGGAAGACCATGACTGCCACTAGCCCACGTTCTCCATGCCCACCTAGCAGCTCCATTTGCCAGCTCTTGCTTCGTCAGCTGTTGAGTCACTCGTatgccttggacagtccttCGTCCAAGTTTTAgatcgtgccaagtcgagcccctgacttgTACAAGCTGCCACGCCCTgtcgaattcgcatctgcgtgcaggctgccaatgtCTTCACTGCTGAATTCCTTGACAGCCTCAATTCTAGTCAGCATATGCCCCTGACAAGTTTTCCTGCCTGGCTTGGACATTCTATCATCAAGTCCATGTTCGTCAataatctgcgctgccgatttttctttaacaaaccTACAGCCGcaagctaggtttttttttattttatctctatttttttcttaaaaaaaataacattttatatttataactgTCTATATGCTCAAGCTGGCGTGCAAAAAGAAATAGCAAAAGAATACTAGTTTATTTACGTGATTTTCATTGTATTATATTAAATGATCAAAACATGTTTAAGAATGtagttttggttattttttaaaatattttttattttttaaaaattatttttgacattaacaaattaaaatatctaaaaccataaaaaattattaatttaaaaaaacataaaaaaaaattaaatttttttaaaaatatttttaaaatacaataacaaaCACAGCTGGGAAAAGCTTCTCCAATATTAACATTACAAATTTGTTATCGTCgaaattataaaattgctaTAAATACTAGTTGATCTGAAGCCTTAGCTTGCTCTCTGCTGATGCGTCGCTATATAAATGCATCACAAATATTATGCTACCATTCTTGGCCAAGAAAGTGCTTGAAATACAAAACCAGATCTGCTCGTTTATGGAGACAAACAACAATTGTCTTGAGTCACTGCGAAGCCATCCTGTACTGTCAAAAGAACATAGTTGTGAAGGAATGCTTAAAGCATTGCATCTGGAAAGTACGAgataaattagggtttttttttcttttggttttacagtgagaaagagagagaaaaagagagcgCGCGCGCAAAAGGGAGGTGGTATTGAAGATTTGCGACGAGTCAATATTgttaacttaatatttttatgttttaaaataatctaaatctaCAGATAGAGGTATTAGTTCAATGAGTAAgaatttatttggaaatatgatgcaaatcgtgtttttaaaaaatttattttattaaaatttaatatgttttgtatgttttagatcgttttgatgtgctgatgtcaaaaataatttttaaaaaataaaaaaatatcattgacatgcatttcgacacgaaaaattatttgaaaaaccacTGCAGCCACATTGCcaaatattttctaaatctGGTAAAATGCTATGTCATCGTGGGTATGGCAAAACACCAGAATTattctttttagatttgattacatgttaaatccaattaaatttaaaaattcatattataaccataaaattctatctttaaattatttatatgaacTATTCATATAAGAGTTAATTGTCTCTTTAcatctataaatatataaaaaatctttcaaaaaatctatcatatttttcattttattaataatatataaaaaatatttatctcttattaatatcattaaaagcaaaataactttctagtcttttctttttctaggaTGACACGGTTCAAGAGTTATAAATAACTCATAAActacatgttttgtttttttttcctactctAAAAGCTTGTATATCTCAAAGCATTAATTacaaactataaaaaacaaacaagcttgttcttggaattaaaaactttatttatttatttattatttttatttttatttaaagttattgattttataagaatttttaaaTCCCACAAACAAGTACTGTTTTTTGCAGATACTATGACTTGTATTGTCAATTTTTGTAATTCCTTGgctaaaaaaagtaagaaataaatacataaatatttaattaaccattatttatatacaaataAACATGTTCTCTAAATATACTGGATTTTTAAAGCATCATCAATTTACATTAACCTTCAATTGGCATTGCATTGCTTCAAATTAGACCAATGTGGTTTAGTTGCTGAGAAAATGTGAAAGAAAACGAGAGAAGGTAGATTTCAAAAACGCTGTTTTTCCTTGTGATTGCGAGTGAGATACATTGCCATCAATGACAAGAAACGTAGAAAAAGGGTTTTATTAGGGATTTATGTTTGATTTaggtttagagagagagagagagagagagagataggtgtttgaaagagaaaaagaaatcatcaatggaataattttttagtatttatttggaaatgtaataaaaataatttttatttaaaaatatattaaaataatatatatattttaaatgtatttttaatattaatatattaaaaaaataaaaaaaaataatttaaaaataaaaaatattcaataacacCTGCACTGCAATCCATTCTcatacaagtaaaaaaagaaaagaaaagtgaaattgaaaatactcAACAATCCACTGTTCCAATGCTGCAGAGTACTATCTCATGCCCATCATCATCCTCTCACTGGTCACTACTGCTGCCGGTGCGGTGCGGGGCAGTGCAGacagaagaaagaaattaaattcaaagagGCTGATGATAGACAAAAACAATCAGCTACACTAGTAGTAGTTTCCATTTCCTTAATCCAAAGCCAATCGTTTCGGAAAAGCAGAAACCTCAGCAAGTCAGCATCGACGCCATTCAAACAAtacaaaccttaaaaaaaaaaaagcgagcTTACACACAAAAACGACAAGTCGCTGCTTGATCAACCTTTCCGTTCTAAATCCAACCGATTGTTGAGTTCGTTTTGACTGCCGTTCCTCGCCAACTCCTCCGCCAGAACCACTGCCTTTTGGCTCTCAAGGTCAAATatcattcattatttatttttgaaacccAATCACAGAGGAGTACTGGTACAAACCACAAGTGGTGTTTTATGATGAGATGATTAAAGTAATGTCTAGCAATGGATTTATTGACGAGGTccggcttcttttttttaggtatttgGAGACTGAAATTAGTGGTGATTTACAGTGAATTTAATCAACTGTTAATGACTCTGATTAGTTTTAAGCTGAGTGGACTTGTTATGGAGTGCTATGAAGTGCCTATTTGTATTCGAAGAAATGtaaaaaagtagtttttttttttgttatttttttaatattaacatcaattcaaaaattaaaactagaaaaaaaatccaatatacAAAGTCTGTTGTAATAGGATGTGAACCTAACAGGTCTACATTTAAATTACTCGTTAGTGGTTTAGAATACATTGGCGAATCTGTTACTGTCAGGCAGGATGCTTACAAGTATTACGGTGACTCCCTCAATTACGACGGGGGAAGAGATAGCTAGTTGAGTTACTTAAAGTAAGAGATAGATCAAAATCCCAGCTTTTGAATTGGTTAGTTCACCATCACTTGGCAGTAAGAGTACCTTGTGAAGAACAACCTGGAATGTGTGTTCAACTTCATGTTGCTGACAGAGAAATCATACATGGCCTTTTGGTTCTGCAATGCCAACATGGTATATGTTTCTTCATTTAACTCAATCTCTATGATCTCTTCTTTCATTACCCATAGcctgtgtttttcttttggtattttgtttaattttggtgATTTTTGTAGTTGTATCAGATATGTAGTAGAAACTCGCTTCTTTTACTCTCCTTTCATTGGAATATGAAAGTTGAGGTGGGtgattttctttcctctgttaaTCTATCCTAGTTGTTATGAttacttttattaaaataaaaaacccatttTACACACTGGAAATGTAAAGAGCAACGACTCTGTGGAGACAACTGTATTTCAATTGTCTCCCAAATGAATCAAAGTAAGAAatgttttatccttgtagctCATGTGACTGGAAAGGGTCAGCAATTTGTTCTAGACCTGGTAGCTGTGTCATCTCTACAACAGCATAAATTCACTTCTTTGGTTATGCTTTACTTCCTCAGTTTTCAATATTGAGCCTCTGTAATTTGGACATCAAATGAGTCTCTCTTTGTTTTCCCCTGCATTACATACTAGCAGTTGCATTTGATGAAAAAGCTTCCATCAATGATGATTTCCACAGCTGTGCTTAATTTATAATCATTCTTGTAGAATCGAAGTAAATCATCTCAAAGTACAGCCTAGTTCATGAAGCAAGGATTGCCTGGTTAAAAACTCACGGTAAGAGATACATATCTTAGACTTTTCTCTTGTCTTTTGAAGTGAATATAAACCTTAAACATTTCAGTAGCTACACATTTCAAGAGCAGTTAACTTTCTACTCTCAAAAGCACGTAAAGAGACAAAACTGGGACCttgcattccttttttttcccaactTCTTTTACAACTTTCTTGCCTTCTTTTGACCAAGAACCAACTTCATCACATAGCAAGAGAATTTTAGTCATTCTAAGCAAAAGGGAAGTGTGAACCTATGTCTCGAGCCTAAAAGCCTCTCACACTAGAATTGTTTGCCTTCAAATGTCTGACCGAATTGCCAGTTTGCTGGTGCAACATTGTAAGATGTGAGTGTTTTTCTGCTGCTGGTTGTAACCTCGAAAGATAGAGGCTGTCCAATAAGGTTGACATTAGATTGCCAGTTTTGTCCCCAGTTTCTTGCCATAGGTATCCATGCTGTTTTCGAACCCTTCACTTTCACAGCAATCACCTCACCATCCAACCCCACATTGGAGATCAGGACTTGATAGAAGTGAAAATTTCCACTCACTGTGAATCTCAGCCCACCCCTTCTTTCACACTTCACCCTACACAAAATTAGCATAATCAATGTTTGCTCATCTAAGGTACTATAAAATAGAGAGAAGCCTATACTCATTTAGCAAGAAATTGCGAATTGATTAGTGATACCTTCTGTGTTGAACTGGCACAATATCGGCTTTTTTCTCTGCGATTTCAGTAAATGCTGCCTCTGACATCTCGAAGTGTTCTTTCGGGAAATTACACCAGCCACCATAATCCGCCGAAAGCCCGTAATTTGGAGGACAGAAATCTGTTGCAGTGAGAATGACCGAGGGGCTACCCTGCAGGCACCATAAGATGTGGTCGACACATCTGACCTCGAAGCAAGCCCCACAGGTACTCCCTCTGTTGAACAGCATGCTACTTAGTCCAGCACTGTACTTTCCATAGGTGGCCTTGTGAAGGTCCGCATACCCACAAGCACCTTCTGCAACATTAAACAATGACAGTTTAATCTTTACAATCCAAACTGGAACTTTTTTTTGTGGAATATGAAACACCATTAAGAGTTGAAGAAACAGAATGTTTCACCCTTACTAGGACCAGTTGGTAGAAAATTACCTACAACGATTGATCCATTTGTTTCCTTAACGTATGTTGCAGTGGCAGACTTCCATTCCTCATCATCAGCGGTGATCTTCCATGTCTGGTGCATAATCAAGTAGAGAAGCATGGCTTTTAGAGCACCCATTTGATAAGCAACGACTATGAGAATTCTGATTTGTACTTGATgagattcttttcttcttgttttttccctttcttctcttctctgtgAAATTATGGTCTTGAGTGAAGAGAAAGACCACCCTTTTCTTCGGGAAATGACCCGAATCTCCTTGCTGAAATGAAGCTAGCTTTGTTGGTTAGATGGCCACCCCTTATACGAAACTGTGAAATTTTGACAAATAGGCTCTTTGGGAGAACGTAGTCCAAAATGTAGGGACGTGCAGCAAGCCCGAGAGGAAGGGTAGCTTTGGTCTATCATGGACAAAAGCAAtgccttcttttctttgattttttcaagcTGGGAATGTAAACTCAAAAAAGGGTTTAGGGATTGTGTATGGAGGTTGCATGGTTTGTTGTTGTGGCAGACACGGAGAGCGGAAAGTCTTTGGCCCTGTTTCTACTTGCGTGCACTCATTTGTTGTTATTTACATAATTTGGCTCGTCTTTTGAGAAGAAACGAATGGGGAACCCCATGGCCATATGGAAGAGAAAGTGTGATTGACTAATTGGAAGCTTTGATGAGTATATTTGGAGTTGATTGGCTTCTATGAGATGAAGCAAGATGTATGGTGAAATTATGACCACGCAGTTGCCTCTGCTGTGCCTGCAGCCTGCTCATAAAGAAACTGTGTGCCCGAACGGTTTGCTTGGGCATTCGCGCGAGGGTGCTTTACTGTAGGAATTcttgtaaataatgaaaataataaatattattttaaaagatttttttatttatattcatataataaattttgatatgagatagtagttaataaaaaaaaaataatgggttCCTGTTTATAAGGTTGagctaaaagaaaaacatttgattgCACCCATGATCGAAATAATACCTAtaatttttgaatgtttttgtcttttgaaactataattttttaaacacttgaaattaatttttttataattataaaatcataataacttttttattttaaaatctttttattagttACAActctttaattctttaatagttttttaattttctaatttattttctttaattttttaatttattttctgtttagTTGATATGTGTTAGCAACCCTCCCCCCTCTTtctgtttgtgtgtgtgtataaaatgtatttttacaGTCGAAGTGTgctgaaaaaaactataatattatttctcCGTGCTTACAAGTTTGTTGATATTTCCTTTTGATCTTAGTCTGACTTGATTTAGAGGACTAACTTGTTGGATcttggaaaataaataattttatattgagaaaatatcattaatgatAATATCTATACAAGCTTCAaggtatattttgtttttgtttattgtattttattacaACAGGACCAGTCCAACACTATACCTTTCCTTTACTAAGGAGGGATTAATGGACCAAAATTTAGATTTCAGAACATTACAGACCCACCTCGCAGAAGGATCCAGCATAGAAGGGTTCCTTTGAAAAAGCTGATGCTTGCAGGCTAGACTAGTGGTTTGGGTGGGAGTGTGATCGATATTGAATACCAAACTGGGCATAAAGATAAATTTGCAAAGGCTCATGTCACGTCGCCTCTATTTTAAACCGTTCTAAATCTCTGTGTCTCACtgcatatattataatttagaaaTGTTTCGATCACTTGTACTAGGCGGCCAGACatttgaaagattaattgcGGAACTTCCTAGGTATTATGGCTCCGCTAGAAGGTTTACAGCACTAAAATTCGACATCAAATGCCTAGTAATTTCACCAACTTAACTGTTAGAAAAGATAGCAAAAGATAACCATACAGTAGCTATACATTGGTAAGAGTTTAGGATTTCTTCTTTCCTCATCTCAGATAATTCGAACCATatgattgctaatataatagtcattaaaagcttacatggtcattaactccAGGAtatgtgagattagtcgagatacgcgcAGGTTGACCCgaacatccatattaataaaaaaaaaacaaagaacggATGAAAGTTATACAAAAGATAGCAAAAGATAACCATATAGTAGTTGTCTAATAGTAAGAGTTTAGGATTACTTCTCCCATGATCTCAGGTTCGAACAATGTGATTGCTAACATGATGGTCATTAAAAggttacatgatcgttaacttcaggacttgTGAGATTAGTAGAGGTACACGCAGGTTGACCCAGACACCAAcgttaataaacaaaaaaaacaaagaacggATGGAAGTTATAGAAAATATAGCAAAAGATAACCATATAATAGCTGTCAAGTAGTAAGAGTTTAggatttcttcttttataatcTCAAGTTCGAACCCtgtgattgctaatatgatggtcattgaaagcttacatggtcgttaacttcaggacccatGAGATTAGTCAAGATACGCACAAGTTGACCCAGACatccatgttaaaaaaaagacaaaaaaacaaaaaacggatggaagttataaaaaattttgttcAGATAGTACAAGCAGGGAGAGGGAACGTAATAAGCAAATTACTGTATATATTAGTCTtgaaccaaataaataaaaaagaaaaagaaatataaattgcCTAATGCATGGTGATCATTTAAGAATTGAAAAGAGGAGCTGAATCATACAACTATAATGTCTTTCAAAGGGACGATGCATGTAATGGGAGCATTTTTGCCCTTGTCACGAATGAGCACAGAATCATCGCCATTGCCACTGCTTGGCTTCTTCAAATGATAGAGATGGTAAGTCGTTTGATCTAGAGTCCCTTCTCTATAAACAAACACAGTCTCCTCTTCTTCCATTCGACGCCACTTCCAATCTCTATCCACATTTCGAGAAAGCGGCATTCccctatcatcatcatcataaatGAGCAAAAACATGAGCACTGTTGTGCTAACactgatattattattattattattattattattattattattaagtagtGCTGAGCATGAAAAGTTAAAAATGTGGTATCCAtaaggaaataaaaacaaaaaagaggaaaaagaaacacggaaaattaaagaaaagaggaaACCAAGTAAATTAATGCATTGATGTATTTACCTGACGTGGAAGAGATCGGAGATGTCAGACATCTCGAGGTAGAGGTTAACGGAGTCGATGAAAGCTTGGTAAGTATATAGGTGGAGGCCATCTATCTTAGGGTAAGGCAGCTTGGGTCGCGGTGGCACTGGCGACTGCTCCTCCGAGTGATCGTAGCAGTATTTGTAATATTTAGACGGCTTAGCCATGTAAGCGTACTCCTTCCAAGACGAAGAGGAAGATGGAGGGAGCCCCACGAAGCCCATGGTAGTCATGAGGGGTTCAAGCTCTTCGTGAGTCATAATGGGATTGAATGTTCGAGTGTGCCATAAAGCTAGCTTTCTCATGCACTCCTCCATTAATAGAATGAGTGTGCGTGCTGCGTCTTAATTATTGTTTCCtgaggttttctttttttcaattgatataTATAACTTTTGGTTAGTAATTCTGGGGAGGGAATAGATTAGACTCTAGAGAGAGTCTGCTGTGGCGGTGGTTAAGCAGTGAAAGGCTGGAAAGTAGGGGTTTTGTTTCTGGAGGTCGTCTTCCACGGTGGGATTTGAAAAAGGGAGCTTCTTCTGTTTTGCTATTTGTCTACGTTTGGTAACtccattaatttaattcattgctTGGACTAAttaacctaaacctaaacctaaacctaaacctaaccTATTGGGAGATAGAGATCTAGTTAAAGAGGAAACATGGTGGTGACCACTGGGAGAGACGGTTTCGTCATGCAATCTGGGCTCTTTCCCCTTCTTTTCCTGGACTTGTTATTTACAATTTTGGAGGGGTGGCATGGCCGCGTCTCACGTGCATGACTCTCTCCAGTCTTTATCTCCTCGTTAAATTAGAATTCTATATCTGCAACATATCTGTATTGGaaattcttaatttatcttACTTTCAACTTTATCTTTGTTTCagttcatgaaaaaacaattaacacacCGCTTAACCTTTTCAACGTTTATTTCTCAGCGACTCCTCTCTATTTGCACTTGGGGTCCAGTACAAGCTAACCTAGTGAATCGTCACATGCCTAGGTTTCAAAATAAATCTACTCGTAATTAACtccattaaatttgattaatctAGTAGATGAACTTATGatgttttcaatgttattataacaaaaactaaaagatataaGTGTTTTATTGTTGATTGTAAGTATTTTAACTATGGATTAGAGCAATATTTATCGGAGAGAAGTTGATTGGTTCTCACGATAAATTGTGAgcactttattttttgttattttttcatggtgTGTGTGGCGTTGGGTTATTTGTTGTCAATGGATATTTGATGACATGTCATTCTCCTTATTTGTTTAGTGGGAAGGGGGTGATAGTTAGATACATGTTTTATTGCGATATATGTCGTTCTTCTAATTTGTTCAGTGGGGAGGGGCTGTTAATTAGATACAAACCTTATTGCAATGTACCCGGTTGCATAGTAGCTcctaattttgattgattttgcatAGGGTGGCAATAGTTtcattgttgtttctttttattctggGCATGTATAACTGCTTTATTACTGCGCTGAGTTAATATAAGTTGCGCtgagttgttatttttaattatttcttttgggtTCTGCTGGATTCAAGGGACAAAGAAATGATTTTGTATTTGAGATTGGTTAGGTCTGACACTCAGCCAGACCTAGCACAAGtggatattaataatattattattttattataattaatataataattaataatttttttaaaaaaatactattaatattaaaaaacaaccatagatttgatttgaagggtaaaatcatcatcattaatatatttgaaaaaaaatattattactattgaagaaaaccataaatttaatttgaagggattaaaaactataagaacttgaTTCAAAcgagtttattattattattattattattatcattaataaaaaaaattaaaaaaatattattactagaaaagaaaaatcataaattttatttgaagagaataaaaactataaaaccttaggtcagacaagtttaatattattattaatattataaatattattatattcattaatagtactaaattttaaaaaaatattattactatcgaataaaatatagatttgatttgaagggtaaaatcaattattattgttattgttattgttattgttgttgttgttgttattattattatttttattattattaacttggtCTGACATCCCCTTATAGACCCAAGTAACCTGGGTTGTAAAGGGATGCCCGACCCAAATTGCTTGGGCCTGGTAAGGACTTATACCCAAGTTACTTGGGTCTTGTAGCCCCGCCAAACACAAGGCTCTTAGGTTTGGCGTTCAAGCCAACCCAAGATTTTTAGGTCTGGCCTTGTAGACCGACTCAGGGTTTTTGAGTCTGGTGTCAAAACTCAAGTTTCTAGGGTCTGGCGTCTGGACCCGCAACTCCTGAGTCCAACATTGCAACCAGACCCAAGGCTCTTGGATCTGATATTTAAGAGGACTTAAAACTCTTGGGTCTGACGTTTAAGAGAGGCCCAAAGCTCTTGGATCTAATGTTGCAGCCAGATCCACTTAAATATGTGTCTgccaagtttaatattattatttttattataattaattttatcaatatgataattaataaatttgaaaaaaaatattattaatatttgaaaacaatcatggaatttatttgaagggtaaaattaaaaattattattattgttattattatcattaataaattaaaaaaaaacattattactatcgaagaaaaatcataaattttatttgaagagattaaaaactataaaaacttaggCCATGAAAGTACCTATACATTtgtaagaataaataaacacataaataaaGGTGACTCATCATAAGGgtagaattaaaaattattattattatattattattattgttattattatcattgataaatttttttaaaaatatcattactattgaaaaaaaaacataaatttgatttgaaaggattaaaaattataagaacctGGATCAAAcgaatttaatattattattattaaatttgaaaaaaatattattattaaagaaaaactataaattttatttgaagagattaaaaactataaaaaacttGGGTTagaaaagtttaataatattaataatattattatattcattaatagtattaaatttgaatttttttttattactatcgaaaaaatatatagattt of the Populus nigra chromosome 7, ddPopNigr1.1, whole genome shotgun sequence genome contains:
- the LOC133699137 gene encoding expansin-A20-like, with product MGALKAMLLYLIMHQTWKITADDEEWKSATATYVKETNGSIVVEGACGYADLHKATYGKYSAGLSSMLFNRGSTCGACFEVRCVDHILWCLQGSPSVILTATDFCPPNYGLSADYGGWCNFPKEHFEMSEAAFTEIAEKKADIVPVQHRRVKCERRGGLRFTVSGNFHFYQVLISNVGLDGEVIAVKVKGSKTAWIPMARNWGQNWQSNVNLIGQPLSFEVTTSSRKTLTSYNVAPANWQFGQTFEGKQF
- the LOC133699357 gene encoding uncharacterized protein LOC133699357; its protein translation is MEECMRKLALWHTRTFNPIMTHEELEPLMTTMGFVGLPPSSSSSWKEYAYMAKPSKYYKYCYDHSEEQSPVPPRPKLPYPKIDGLHLYTYQAFIDSVNLYLEMSDISDLFHVRGMPLSRNVDRDWKWRRMEEEETVFVYREGTLDQTTYHLYHLKKPSSGNGDDSVLIRDKGKNAPITCIVPLKDIIVV